The following proteins are co-located in the Silene latifolia isolate original U9 population chromosome 1, ASM4854445v1, whole genome shotgun sequence genome:
- the LOC141607737 gene encoding deoxyuridine 5'-triphosphate nucleotidohydrolase-like — protein MAGNFSAKMLQIPPKILSLFNPPTRLLNTHTHNLRFNPIKMAETNGQTHNTDIQEPCAKLQKLDQHQNGFLKVKKLSDKAVLPSRGSPLAAGYDLSSAVETKVPARGKALVPTDLSIAIPQGTYARVAPRSGLAWKHSIDVGAGVIDADYRGPVGVILFNHSDVDFEVKEGDRIAQLIIEQIVTPDVFEVEDLDSTVRGAGGFGSTGV, from the exons ATGGCGGGAAACTTTAGCGCCAAAATGCTACAAATCCCACCCAAAATTCTCTCCCTATTTAACCCTCCCACACGTCTACTAAACACCCACACGCACAATCTCCGCTTCAATCCCATAAAAATGGCAGAAACTAATGGCCAAACCCACAACACTGACATCCAAGAACCCTGTGCTAAACTCCAAAAACTTGACCAGCACCAAAATGGTTTCCTCAAGGTTAAGAAGCTCTCTGACAAGGCTGTCTTACCGTCCCGCGGTTCGCCTCTCGCTGCCGGTTACGATCTTTCTAG TGCTGTTGAAACAAAGGTGCCTGCTAGAGGCAAAGCATTGGTCCCTACTGATTTAAGCATTGCGATTCCTCAAGGAACCTACGCTCGTGTCG CGCCGAGATCTGGGTTGGCATGGAAGCATTCAATTGATGTAGGAGCAGGTGTGATTGATGCAGATTACAGGGGACCAGTAGGGGTGATTCTGTTCAACCATTCGGATGTCGATTTTGAAGTGAAAGAGGGTGATCGTATTGCCCAGCTGATCATTGAGCAGATTGTAACTCCTGATGTATTTGAGGTCGAGGATTTGGACTCTACTGTTCGAGGTGCTGGTGGGTTCGGTTCAACCGGTGTTTAA
- the LOC141607738 gene encoding uncharacterized protein LOC141607738 isoform X1 translates to MNSLPVTTPLSASVSPPPLSSHILHHHHHHQQQQQQQLHNLPSSSSSYFRIKSIRSKRRARRMASLDSMGVGEDVCSGTMIYEPIMEDGVYRFDCSSDDRNSAFPSISFLNPSVRDTPLMIEKVPSFIPTFESTQGQQIVQLELPVGTTFYGTGEVSGQLERTGKRVFTWNTDAWGYGPSTTSLYQSHPWVLAILPNGEALGVLADTTRRCEIDLRKQSTIKFVSASPYPAITFGPFASPTDVLVSLSHAVGTVFMPPKWALGYHQCRWSYASDKRVLEVARTFREKGIPCDVIWMDIDYMDGFRCFTFDPERFPDPQSLVNDLHLSGFKAIWMLDPGIKQEKGYFVYDSGSENDIWVQTADGRPFVGDVWPGPCVFPDYTRSNARSWWANLVKDFLSNGVDGIWNDMNEPAVFKVVSKTMPESNIHAGDHELGGCQNHSFYHNVYGMLMARSTYEGMKGANKNKRPFVLTRAGFMGSQRYAATWTGDNLSTWEHLHMSASMVLQLSLSGQPLSGPDIGGFAGNATPKLFGRWMGIGAMFPFCRGHSETDTVDHEPWSFGEECEEVCRLALRRRYQLMPHIYTLFYLAHTRGTPVASPTFFADPKDLRLLTAENSFLLGPLLIQASTLQNCGIHQIPHLLPKGIWLSFDFDDSHPDLPALYLQGGSIIPMALPHQHVGEANPADDVILLVALDEHGRAEGVNFEDDGDGYEFTKGNYLLTNYIAQLHSSTVTIKVSKTEGSWKRPKRRLHVQLLLGGGAKIDSWGMDGEDVLITMPSEHEVSQLISQSQKQYFTRIETAKSIPEAEETPGKKGTELSKTPIELKSGDWCLKVVPWIGGRIIAMEHQPTGIQWLHSRVEINGYEEYTGVEYRSPGCTEEYAVIERDLQQAGEEEALKLEADVGGGIVLERDISIPRGEQKVVRIQSSIVGRSVGAGSGGFSRLVCLRVHPTFSLLHPMESLVTFTTIDGSKHEIRPDAGEQSYEGDQLPNGEWMLVDKCLGVSLVNRFDVKEVYKCVIHWGTGTVNLELWSEQRPVSKQSPLTISHEYEVQMI, encoded by the exons ATGAATTCACTACCAGTGACAACTCCATTGTCCGCTTCAGTttctcctcctccattgtcatcGCACAtactccatcatcatcatcatcatcaacaacaacaacaacaacaacttcataatctaccatcatcatcatcttcatattTCAG GATCAAGAGCATTAGAAGCAAAAGGCGCGCGCGTAGAATGGCATCCCTTGATTCTATGGGAGTGGGTGAGGATGTCTGTTCAGGGACTATGATTTATGAACCGATCATGGAAGATGGTGTCTATCGATTTGACTGCTCATCTGATGACAGAAACTCTGCCTTTCCTAGCATTTCATTTTTAAATCCTTCTGTTAGGGACACCCCTCTCATGATTGAAAAAGTTCCATCATTTATCCCTACTTTTGAGAGCACTCAAGGCCAGCAGATTGTTCAGCTTGAG CTGCCCGTTGGTACTACTTTCTACGGAACCGGAGAAGTTAGTGGACAGCTTGAGAGAACAGGAAAAAGA GTGTTCACTTGGAACACAGATGCTTGGGGCTATGGGCCTAGTACAACGTCGCTATACCAGTCCCATCCGTGGGTTTTGGCCATTTTACCAAACGGGGAAGCATTGGGTGTGCTCGCTGATACGACACGGCGCTGTGAG ATTGATTTACGGAAACAGTCAACCATAAAATTTGTTTCTGCATCGCCATACCCTGCTATCACATTTGGCCCATTTGCTTCCCCAACTGATGTTCTTGTCTCTTTATCTCACGCAGTTG GAACTGTTTTCATGCCCCCAAAGTGGGCGTTGGGCTATCATCAATGCCGATGGAGCTATGCTTCTGACAAACGAGTTCTTGAG GTTGCTAGAACCTTTCGGGAAAAAGGTATACCTTGTGATGTTATTTGGATGGATATTGACTACATGGATGGTTTCCGTTGCTTCACTTTTGACCCT GAGCGTTTTCCAGACCCACAATCTCTGGTGAATGATCTTCATCTAAGTGGTTTTAAGGCTATTTGGATGCTTGACCCAGGAATCAAACAAGAAAAAGGTTATTTTGTTTACGACAGTGGATCTGAAAATGACATCTGGGTTCAAACTGCTGACGGCAGACCTTTTGTTG GTGATGTTTGGCCGGGGCCATGTGTTTTCCCTGATTATACGCGATCAAATGCTCGATCATGGTGGGCAAATTTGGTTAAGGACTTCCTATCTAATGGCGTTGATGGTATATggaatgatatgaatgaaccagCGGTCTTTAAG GTAGTGTCAAAAACAATGCCTGAGAGCAATATTCATGCTGGTGATCATGAGTTAGGGGGCTGCCAAAATCATTCTTTCTACCACAAT GTGTATGGAATGCTAATGGCAAGATCAACATATGAAGGCATGAAGGGAGCCAATAAAAATAAACGTCCATTTGTTCTTACTCGAGCTGGGTTTATGGGAAGCCAAAGGTATGCTGCAACATGGACAGGTGACAACCTTTCAACTTGGGAACATCTTCACATGAGTGCATCAATGGTACTTCAACTG AGCCTTAGTGGACAGCCCCTTTCAGGCCCAGATATTGGTGGATTTGCTGGTAATGCTACACCAAAACTGTTTGGAAGGTGGATGGGTATAGGTGCCATGTTTCCATTTTGTCGTGGGCATTCCGAGACAGACACTGTTGATCACGAACCTTGGTCATTCGGCGAAGAG TGTGAAGAAGTTTGCCGTCTTGCTTTGAGGCGGCGTTATCAGCTAATGCCACACATATATACTTTGTTTTACTTGGCACATACAAGGGGCACCCCAGTTGCTTCACCCACGTTCTTTGCAG ATCCAAAAGATCTACGTCTACTGACAGCTGAAAATTCCTTTCTGCTGGGACCACTTCTGATACAAGCAAG TACGTTGCAAAATTGTGGAATACATCAGATACCACATCTGCTTCCTAAAGGCATCTGGTTAAGCTTTGATTTTGATGATTCACATCCG GACTTGCCTGCACTGTATCTACAAGGAGGGTCTATAATTCCCATGGCTCTTCCTCATCAACATGTTGGGGAAGCAAATCCAGCAGATGATGTAATTCTTCTTGTGGCATTAGACGAGCATG GGAGAGCTGAAGGTGTAAACTTTGAAGATGATGGCGACGGCTATGAATTCACTAAAGGGAATTATTTGTTAACAAATTACATTGCTCAACTCCACTCTTCCACTGTGACCATAAAAGTTTCTAAGACAGAAGGATCGTGGAAGAGGCCAAAGCGGCGTTTACATGTTCAGTTGTTGCTCGGTGGGGGTGCAAAG ATTGACTCGTGGGGAATGGATGGGGAAGATGTTCTAATAACAATGCCATCTGAACATGAGGTTTCTCAGCTGATATCCCAAAGTCAGAAGCAGTATTTTACTAGAATAG AAACTGCCAAAAGTATTCCAGAAGCTGAAGAGACCCCAGGAAAGAAGGGCACTGAACTTTCAAAGACTCCAATTGAATTAAAAAGTGGTGATTGGTGTCTTAAAGTGGTTCCTTGGATTGGTGGTAGAATTATAGCAATGGAGCATCAACCTACAG GAATACAATGGCTTCATAGCAGGGTTGAGATTAATGGCTATGAGGAGTACACTGGTGTAGAGTACAGATCTCCTGGATGTACCGAGGAATATGCTGTCATAGA GCGAGATCTTCAGCAAGCTGGAGAAGAAGAAGCTCTCAAACTGGAAGCAGATGTTGGTGGTGGAATAGTTCTGGAGAGAGATATTTCAATTCCTAGGGGTGAACAGAAGGTCGTGCGAATACAATCCAGCATCGTAGGCCGCAGCGTTGGTGCTGGCTCAGGAGGATTTTCAAG GCTTGTGTGCTTACGTGTTCACCCCACTTTTTCCCTCCTGCATCCTATGGAATCACTTGTAACATTCACAACAATTGATGGATCCAAACATGAGATCCGTCCTGATGCTGGTGAACAGTCTTATGAGGGCGACCAACTACCAAATG GGGAATGGATGCTTGTCGATAAATGTCTAGGTGTAAGCCTTGTTAATCGATTTGATGTCAAAGAGGTTTACAAGTGTGTGATCCATTGGGGAACCGGGACTGTGAATTTAGAGCTATGGTCCGAGCAAAGGCCTGTTTCTAAGCAATCACCTTTAACCATATCTCACGAGTACGAGGTGCAAATGATTTAG
- the LOC141607738 gene encoding uncharacterized protein LOC141607738 isoform X2, with translation MASLDSMGVGEDVCSGTMIYEPIMEDGVYRFDCSSDDRNSAFPSISFLNPSVRDTPLMIEKVPSFIPTFESTQGQQIVQLELPVGTTFYGTGEVSGQLERTGKRVFTWNTDAWGYGPSTTSLYQSHPWVLAILPNGEALGVLADTTRRCEIDLRKQSTIKFVSASPYPAITFGPFASPTDVLVSLSHAVGTVFMPPKWALGYHQCRWSYASDKRVLEVARTFREKGIPCDVIWMDIDYMDGFRCFTFDPERFPDPQSLVNDLHLSGFKAIWMLDPGIKQEKGYFVYDSGSENDIWVQTADGRPFVGDVWPGPCVFPDYTRSNARSWWANLVKDFLSNGVDGIWNDMNEPAVFKVVSKTMPESNIHAGDHELGGCQNHSFYHNVYGMLMARSTYEGMKGANKNKRPFVLTRAGFMGSQRYAATWTGDNLSTWEHLHMSASMVLQLSLSGQPLSGPDIGGFAGNATPKLFGRWMGIGAMFPFCRGHSETDTVDHEPWSFGEECEEVCRLALRRRYQLMPHIYTLFYLAHTRGTPVASPTFFADPKDLRLLTAENSFLLGPLLIQASTLQNCGIHQIPHLLPKGIWLSFDFDDSHPDLPALYLQGGSIIPMALPHQHVGEANPADDVILLVALDEHGRAEGVNFEDDGDGYEFTKGNYLLTNYIAQLHSSTVTIKVSKTEGSWKRPKRRLHVQLLLGGGAKIDSWGMDGEDVLITMPSEHEVSQLISQSQKQYFTRIETAKSIPEAEETPGKKGTELSKTPIELKSGDWCLKVVPWIGGRIIAMEHQPTGIQWLHSRVEINGYEEYTGVEYRSPGCTEEYAVIERDLQQAGEEEALKLEADVGGGIVLERDISIPRGEQKVVRIQSSIVGRSVGAGSGGFSRLVCLRVHPTFSLLHPMESLVTFTTIDGSKHEIRPDAGEQSYEGDQLPNGEWMLVDKCLGVSLVNRFDVKEVYKCVIHWGTGTVNLELWSEQRPVSKQSPLTISHEYEVQMI, from the exons ATGGCATCCCTTGATTCTATGGGAGTGGGTGAGGATGTCTGTTCAGGGACTATGATTTATGAACCGATCATGGAAGATGGTGTCTATCGATTTGACTGCTCATCTGATGACAGAAACTCTGCCTTTCCTAGCATTTCATTTTTAAATCCTTCTGTTAGGGACACCCCTCTCATGATTGAAAAAGTTCCATCATTTATCCCTACTTTTGAGAGCACTCAAGGCCAGCAGATTGTTCAGCTTGAG CTGCCCGTTGGTACTACTTTCTACGGAACCGGAGAAGTTAGTGGACAGCTTGAGAGAACAGGAAAAAGA GTGTTCACTTGGAACACAGATGCTTGGGGCTATGGGCCTAGTACAACGTCGCTATACCAGTCCCATCCGTGGGTTTTGGCCATTTTACCAAACGGGGAAGCATTGGGTGTGCTCGCTGATACGACACGGCGCTGTGAG ATTGATTTACGGAAACAGTCAACCATAAAATTTGTTTCTGCATCGCCATACCCTGCTATCACATTTGGCCCATTTGCTTCCCCAACTGATGTTCTTGTCTCTTTATCTCACGCAGTTG GAACTGTTTTCATGCCCCCAAAGTGGGCGTTGGGCTATCATCAATGCCGATGGAGCTATGCTTCTGACAAACGAGTTCTTGAG GTTGCTAGAACCTTTCGGGAAAAAGGTATACCTTGTGATGTTATTTGGATGGATATTGACTACATGGATGGTTTCCGTTGCTTCACTTTTGACCCT GAGCGTTTTCCAGACCCACAATCTCTGGTGAATGATCTTCATCTAAGTGGTTTTAAGGCTATTTGGATGCTTGACCCAGGAATCAAACAAGAAAAAGGTTATTTTGTTTACGACAGTGGATCTGAAAATGACATCTGGGTTCAAACTGCTGACGGCAGACCTTTTGTTG GTGATGTTTGGCCGGGGCCATGTGTTTTCCCTGATTATACGCGATCAAATGCTCGATCATGGTGGGCAAATTTGGTTAAGGACTTCCTATCTAATGGCGTTGATGGTATATggaatgatatgaatgaaccagCGGTCTTTAAG GTAGTGTCAAAAACAATGCCTGAGAGCAATATTCATGCTGGTGATCATGAGTTAGGGGGCTGCCAAAATCATTCTTTCTACCACAAT GTGTATGGAATGCTAATGGCAAGATCAACATATGAAGGCATGAAGGGAGCCAATAAAAATAAACGTCCATTTGTTCTTACTCGAGCTGGGTTTATGGGAAGCCAAAGGTATGCTGCAACATGGACAGGTGACAACCTTTCAACTTGGGAACATCTTCACATGAGTGCATCAATGGTACTTCAACTG AGCCTTAGTGGACAGCCCCTTTCAGGCCCAGATATTGGTGGATTTGCTGGTAATGCTACACCAAAACTGTTTGGAAGGTGGATGGGTATAGGTGCCATGTTTCCATTTTGTCGTGGGCATTCCGAGACAGACACTGTTGATCACGAACCTTGGTCATTCGGCGAAGAG TGTGAAGAAGTTTGCCGTCTTGCTTTGAGGCGGCGTTATCAGCTAATGCCACACATATATACTTTGTTTTACTTGGCACATACAAGGGGCACCCCAGTTGCTTCACCCACGTTCTTTGCAG ATCCAAAAGATCTACGTCTACTGACAGCTGAAAATTCCTTTCTGCTGGGACCACTTCTGATACAAGCAAG TACGTTGCAAAATTGTGGAATACATCAGATACCACATCTGCTTCCTAAAGGCATCTGGTTAAGCTTTGATTTTGATGATTCACATCCG GACTTGCCTGCACTGTATCTACAAGGAGGGTCTATAATTCCCATGGCTCTTCCTCATCAACATGTTGGGGAAGCAAATCCAGCAGATGATGTAATTCTTCTTGTGGCATTAGACGAGCATG GGAGAGCTGAAGGTGTAAACTTTGAAGATGATGGCGACGGCTATGAATTCACTAAAGGGAATTATTTGTTAACAAATTACATTGCTCAACTCCACTCTTCCACTGTGACCATAAAAGTTTCTAAGACAGAAGGATCGTGGAAGAGGCCAAAGCGGCGTTTACATGTTCAGTTGTTGCTCGGTGGGGGTGCAAAG ATTGACTCGTGGGGAATGGATGGGGAAGATGTTCTAATAACAATGCCATCTGAACATGAGGTTTCTCAGCTGATATCCCAAAGTCAGAAGCAGTATTTTACTAGAATAG AAACTGCCAAAAGTATTCCAGAAGCTGAAGAGACCCCAGGAAAGAAGGGCACTGAACTTTCAAAGACTCCAATTGAATTAAAAAGTGGTGATTGGTGTCTTAAAGTGGTTCCTTGGATTGGTGGTAGAATTATAGCAATGGAGCATCAACCTACAG GAATACAATGGCTTCATAGCAGGGTTGAGATTAATGGCTATGAGGAGTACACTGGTGTAGAGTACAGATCTCCTGGATGTACCGAGGAATATGCTGTCATAGA GCGAGATCTTCAGCAAGCTGGAGAAGAAGAAGCTCTCAAACTGGAAGCAGATGTTGGTGGTGGAATAGTTCTGGAGAGAGATATTTCAATTCCTAGGGGTGAACAGAAGGTCGTGCGAATACAATCCAGCATCGTAGGCCGCAGCGTTGGTGCTGGCTCAGGAGGATTTTCAAG GCTTGTGTGCTTACGTGTTCACCCCACTTTTTCCCTCCTGCATCCTATGGAATCACTTGTAACATTCACAACAATTGATGGATCCAAACATGAGATCCGTCCTGATGCTGGTGAACAGTCTTATGAGGGCGACCAACTACCAAATG GGGAATGGATGCTTGTCGATAAATGTCTAGGTGTAAGCCTTGTTAATCGATTTGATGTCAAAGAGGTTTACAAGTGTGTGATCCATTGGGGAACCGGGACTGTGAATTTAGAGCTATGGTCCGAGCAAAGGCCTGTTTCTAAGCAATCACCTTTAACCATATCTCACGAGTACGAGGTGCAAATGATTTAG